A section of the Cryobacterium soli genome encodes:
- a CDS encoding DNA polymerase III subunit gamma and tau produces the protein MVTALYRRYRPETFAEMIGQSQVTDPLMTALRTNRVNHAYLFSGPRGCGKTTSARILARCLNCAEGPTDTPCGVCPSCVELSRDGSGSLDVVEIDAASHNGVDDARDIRERAIFAPARDRYKIFILDEAHMVTPQGFNALLKIVEEPPEHVKFIFATTEPEKVIGTIRSRTHHYPFRLVPPAPMLDYVQQLCDSEHMTVAPGVLPLVVRAGGGSPRDTLSLLDQLMAGSDTEAIEYERAVALLGYTHATLLDDAVDAIAARNSSAAFDAVDRVIQTGQDPRRFVEDLLERMRDLIIVAATSAAGAAAVLRGVPQDELDRMQVQAAKFGPAELSRTADILNAALTEMTGATSPRLHLELMIARVLIPAADDTTRGALARVERLERRIGVDGGSTDAPVQAAAPAPAASRPPASAAPAAPPAAAPAAGATPAPAAAAAPVGAGWATRVPGSPAATPGDTAATAAAKTGATAATPAADVLPVGTNPTAGSVADSGAPASSDTPASAGAAASSGTPVSAEPASGTPADDATSGASSAASASTDPAEPAGATEPVATPAVPVGPVTLAQIKDAWPQILDAVKEVKLSAWLVVYTARVLDLRGEDILVLSFPSEQDMQGFKAQQAPGQGVSEFLRGAIVKVLGLRVKFIARADSETFAAAGAGQSAGGAPARPTAGADAASTSRPSSAESAQAPAGAGRAGSAPASSAAGPTPTGSASLGTASAGTAPAGSMAQGSSASNPTAAGAPSSEFGGPSGSGTTGDARAFGAGSGAGSAGAGAATATTTRSATATLAPPTTSTGWATVVIPGSAAALAAAETLAEEPALAPIHGVPAAAGAPAASASPADTVPSDTGARTAPSAPADVPSAPVSSSAPQPSAPAAPGYDYAPEPDFDPPFDEEPPPYDDLPPDPQRFSAPGGGPGSQPTAQPPAAPQQARGQQAPGQAPAAGASATAAPAASAPAGQRGAPARRSPAFAEKQRYGEAVVREILGATFIEEQPHDPISRQRNDN, from the coding sequence GTGGTTACCGCCCTGTATCGCCGTTACCGGCCAGAGACTTTTGCCGAAATGATCGGTCAGTCTCAGGTGACCGATCCGCTCATGACCGCCCTGCGCACCAACCGGGTCAATCATGCCTATCTCTTCAGCGGACCCCGCGGCTGTGGAAAGACGACGTCCGCGCGCATCCTGGCCCGATGCCTCAACTGCGCCGAGGGCCCCACCGACACCCCCTGCGGTGTCTGCCCCAGCTGTGTCGAGCTCTCCCGCGACGGCAGCGGCTCGCTCGACGTGGTCGAGATCGACGCGGCCAGCCACAACGGTGTTGACGATGCCCGCGACATCCGCGAGCGCGCCATCTTCGCGCCGGCCCGCGACCGCTACAAGATCTTCATCCTCGACGAGGCGCACATGGTCACGCCGCAGGGCTTCAACGCGCTGCTCAAGATCGTGGAAGAGCCGCCGGAACACGTGAAGTTCATCTTCGCTACGACCGAGCCCGAGAAGGTCATCGGCACGATTCGCTCGCGCACCCACCACTACCCGTTCCGGCTCGTGCCGCCGGCGCCCATGCTCGACTACGTGCAACAGCTCTGCGACAGCGAGCACATGACCGTGGCTCCCGGCGTGCTCCCGCTCGTCGTGCGCGCCGGCGGCGGGTCGCCCCGCGACACCCTCTCGCTGCTCGACCAGCTCATGGCCGGCTCCGACACCGAGGCCATCGAGTACGAGCGTGCCGTGGCCCTGCTCGGCTACACCCACGCGACCCTGCTCGACGACGCCGTCGACGCCATCGCCGCCCGCAACTCCTCCGCCGCGTTCGACGCCGTCGACCGGGTCATCCAGACCGGCCAAGACCCGCGCCGCTTCGTCGAAGACCTGCTCGAGCGCATGCGCGACCTCATCATCGTGGCCGCCACCAGCGCCGCCGGTGCCGCCGCCGTGCTCCGGGGCGTACCGCAAGACGAACTCGACCGCATGCAGGTGCAGGCCGCCAAGTTCGGTCCGGCCGAGCTGAGCCGCACCGCCGACATCCTCAACGCCGCCCTCACCGAGATGACCGGCGCCACCTCGCCCCGCCTGCACCTCGAACTCATGATCGCGCGCGTGCTCATCCCCGCCGCCGACGACACCACCCGCGGCGCCCTCGCCCGCGTCGAGCGCCTCGAACGGCGCATCGGCGTCGACGGCGGCAGCACGGATGCGCCGGTCCAGGCCGCCGCGCCCGCGCCCGCGGCGTCCCGCCCGCCGGCCTCCGCGGCCCCAGCCGCGCCGCCGGCCGCCGCGCCGGCCGCCGGCGCTACGCCTGCCCCGGCCGCGGCCGCCGCCCCAGTCGGCGCTGGATGGGCCACTCGCGTGCCCGGATCCCCGGCCGCCACCCCGGGCGACACCGCAGCGACGGCCGCCGCGAAGACCGGCGCGACCGCGGCCACCCCGGCCGCCGACGTTCTCCCCGTCGGCACCAACCCCACCGCGGGCTCCGTGGCCGACTCCGGTGCGCCTGCGTCCTCAGACACTCCTGCGTCCGCCGGCGCTGCCGCCTCGTCCGGCACGCCTGTATCCGCCGAGCCCGCATCCGGTACGCCCGCAGACGACGCGACCTCGGGTGCATCGTCCGCCGCATCCGCCAGTACCGACCCGGCCGAGCCGGCCGGCGCCACCGAGCCTGTCGCGACCCCGGCCGTTCCCGTCGGGCCGGTCACGCTGGCCCAGATCAAGGACGCCTGGCCGCAGATCCTCGACGCCGTCAAGGAGGTCAAGCTCAGCGCCTGGCTCGTGGTGTACACCGCCCGCGTGCTGGACCTGCGCGGCGAGGATATCCTCGTACTGTCTTTCCCCAGCGAGCAGGACATGCAGGGTTTCAAGGCTCAGCAGGCGCCCGGCCAGGGGGTCAGCGAGTTCCTGCGCGGCGCCATCGTCAAGGTGCTCGGCCTGCGCGTGAAGTTCATCGCCCGCGCCGACTCCGAGACCTTCGCCGCGGCGGGCGCCGGCCAGTCCGCCGGAGGAGCTCCCGCGCGCCCGACCGCTGGCGCCGACGCGGCATCCACCTCCCGGCCCTCCAGCGCCGAGTCGGCCCAGGCTCCCGCGGGCGCCGGTCGCGCAGGCTCCGCCCCCGCAAGCTCAGCTGCCGGCCCCACGCCCACCGGCTCGGCCTCCCTGGGCACGGCTTCCGCGGGCACTGCTCCCGCCGGCTCGATGGCCCAGGGATCGTCCGCGTCGAACCCCACCGCGGCAGGCGCCCCGTCATCGGAGTTCGGCGGCCCGTCCGGCAGCGGAACGACCGGTGACGCACGCGCCTTCGGCGCAGGTTCCGGCGCGGGATCAGCCGGAGCGGGTGCAGCCACCGCGACAACAACTCGCTCGGCCACCGCCACCCTCGCGCCGCCGACCACGTCCACCGGATGGGCCACGGTCGTCATTCCCGGATCCGCCGCCGCCCTGGCTGCCGCGGAGACCCTGGCCGAGGAGCCCGCGCTGGCGCCGATCCACGGTGTCCCCGCTGCTGCTGGAGCCCCGGCCGCCAGCGCTTCCCCTGCCGACACAGTCCCCTCCGATACCGGCGCCCGCACCGCCCCCAGCGCCCCGGCAGACGTCCCCTCCGCGCCTGTATCCTCCTCTGCCCCGCAGCCATCGGCCCCGGCGGCACCGGGCTACGACTACGCACCGGAGCCCGACTTCGACCCACCCTTCGACGAAGAACCGCCGCCCTACGACGACCTGCCGCCGGACCCGCAGCGGTTCTCTGCACCCGGCGGCGGGCCCGGCAGCCAGCCGACCGCGCAGCCGCCCGCGGCGCCACAGCAGGCTCGTGGCCAGCAGGCGCCCGGTCAGGCACCGGCAGCCGGGGCATCCGCGACCGCCGCGCCTGCCGCATCCGCCCCCGCCGGTCAGCGTGGTGCTCCGGCCCGACGCTCACCCGCGTTCGCGGAGAAGCAACGGTACGGCGAGGCGGTGGTGCGCGAGATTCTCGGCGCCACGTTCATCGAGGAGCAGCCGCACGACCCCATCTCGCGACAGAGGAACGACAACTAA
- a CDS encoding helix-turn-helix transcriptional regulator: MRNHVEALRRERKWSQEALGREVGVSRQTVNAIEAGRFNPSLPLALRLARLFEKPVEEIFFDED; the protein is encoded by the coding sequence GTGAGGAACCACGTCGAGGCGCTGCGGCGCGAACGCAAGTGGTCGCAAGAGGCTCTCGGCAGAGAGGTGGGGGTGTCCAGGCAAACCGTGAACGCCATCGAAGCGGGCCGATTCAACCCCAGCCTTCCCCTGGCGCTGCGGCTGGCCCGGCTGTTCGAGAAACCCGTGGAAGAGATCTTTTTCGACGAAGACTGA